A window of Chryseobacterium shandongense genomic DNA:
ATGATATGATTAAAATTTCAGATCTAAAGCTGAGTATGCCTCCGAAATGTACATTTATTGAACCTAAATTGGTGACCGCACTTTTAATGTACGATATGAAACAATAATACTAATCATTTTTTCCTTACTTTTAGCATGGAAAAAGAACGGTAAAAATAAATGAAAAAGATCTTCATTATCATTCCACTCTTTTTGGGTGGATTTTTATTTTCTCAGAAAAAGCCAGCAAAAAAACCGGTACGAAAAGCTGCTGTCACGCAAAAACTTAATTATCACGATGAGTTTAAAAAAATTTCAGATGAAATTATGGTGAATGGTACTGCCTATAACAATCTGGGTGAACTTACCAAGGGAATCGGGCCACGTTTCAGTGCTACATCGGGATATATGAAAGCGGCAGAATGGGCAGAAAGAAAGCTTAAAGAAATTGGGGTGGAAATGATCTGGAGACAGCAGGCAAAAGTCCCGGTATGGATAAGAGGAAGAGAATCCCTTCAGATAAAAGCAGGAAACGGTGACTGGAAAAATATCAGGATGCTGTCTTTCGGAAATTCCGAAGGTACCGGAGGAAAAGATCTGACAGGTGAAATTGTATTGATTAATAGTGTACCGGAACTCAATGCCACTTCAATAGGTCAGCTGAAGGATAAAATCGTTTTTGTAAATCTTCCGATGGATCCGAAAATCATTAACACCAGTGATTCCTATCTTATCGCCGCAAAATCAAAGCTTATCTCCCCTTCCGTGGTCGCTTTAACAGGCGCTAAAGCTTTAATTATAAGATCATTAACAACAGCCAATGACGATACGCCACATGCGAAGATGATCTATTATGAACCGGATGATAAAGTGAAAATTCCGGCCATGACTATTGGAGCCAGATCCGCAGACGAACTTGAAAAGCTGCTTAAAAAACAGAAAGTCACCGCTAAAATCAATATGACCGCCGAATCAAAAGGCGAAACCACCAACCCTAATATTATTGCAGAAATACCCGGAAAAAAAGATTCTAATATTATCCTTCTTGGCGCGCAGCTGGATTCCTGGGATTTCGGTGAAGGTGCTATCGACGACGGAACCGGTGTTGTTCAGTGTATCGAAGTCCTGAGAGCATTAAAAGCTCTCGGTATTGAAAACAGGCATACCATTCGTGTGGTTTTGTATGCCAACAGTGAAAATGGCGGACAAGGCCGGGACATGTATGCAGCCTACGTAAAAAAGAAAGAAGAAAGGCATATTTTTGCCCTGGGAACCGATGCCGGAGGATATTCCCCAAGAGGATTTTCTTTGGATATGTCACCTCAAAGAAGGCGGCAGATCTTTGAATGGAAAAATTATTTCCTTCCATATGGAGTATATGACTTTGACCAAACCGAAGCTATCCAGGATATTTCTCCGTTGAAAAAGATGGATATTCCGTTGGCAGAGCTTGTGGTGGATACACAAAGATACTTCGACTACCATCATTCCATAGAAGATACTTTTGACAAAGTGAATAAAAGAGAACTTCTCCTCGGAGCCGTTGCAATGACACAAATGATCTTTATGATTGATAAAAACTGGTAACACTGAAAAAACTTGTATTTCATTATTAAGTTTACGCCTTTGTTTACCTTAAGAAATATATCATTTCAATTAAAAAAAACTTTGTATAGCTTTGCGTTTTACAAAAACAACCATCATGAATATTTTTTTGGGAAAGACAAAAGTGCGAGCACAAAAAACTTGTATTTCATTATTAAGTTTACGCCTTTGTTTACCTTAAGAAATATATCATCTTAATTTAAAAAAAACTTTGTATAGCTTTGAATTTTACAAAAACAACCATCATGAATATTTTTTTGGGAAACACAAAGTGCGAGCATAAAAAACTTGTATTTCTTTATTAAGTTTACGCCTTTGTTTACCTTAAGAAATATATCATTTCAATTAAAAAAAACTTTGTATAGCTTTGCGTTTTACAAAAACAACCATCAGGAATATTTTTGGGAAAGACAAAGTGCGAGCACAAAAAACTTGTATTTCACTATTAAGTTTACGCCTTTGTTTACCTTAAGAAATATATCATCTTAATTTAAAAAAAACTTTGTATAGCTTTGCGTTTACAAAAACAACCATCAGGAATATTTTTGGGAAAGACAAAGTGCGAGCACAAAAAACTTGTATTTCATTATTAAGTTTACGCCTTTGTTTACCTTAATAAATATATCATTTTAATTAAAAAAAACTTTGTATAGCTTTGAGTTTTATAAAAACAACCATCAGGAATATTTTTGGGAAAGACAAAGTGCGAGCACAAAAAACTTGTATTTCATTATTAAGTTTACGCCTTTGTTTACCTTAATAAATATATCATTTTAATTAAAAAAAACTTTGTATAGCTTTGAGTTTTATAAAAACAACCATCAGGAATATTTTTGGGAAAGACAAAGTGCGAGCACAAAAAACTTGTATTTCATTATTAAGTTTACGCCTTTGTTTACCTTAAGAAATATATCATCTTAATTTTAAAAAACTTTGTATAGCTTTGCGTTTACAAAAATAACCACCATAAAAATTAGTGTATGGAAATCATCAAACCTGACCTGAATCCCGAACTCCTCACCGATACCAAAACCAAAGCACTCTATGATCAGCTTCAACAGCTGCTGAATGAACTCGAAAAAAAGAAAATTTCAGCCGAAACTGTAGAGAAAATTAACCGTGAAACGGCAATAATCAATTCCACGGCTTTACGGGACAAAGACTTACACAAAGTGCTGAAGCAAAAACAAAACGACATCATCAAACTCCTTGAAAAAGAACATAAAATTGTGCCTAAAAATTATTACCGCAATTTATGGATGGCTGTTGGAATGGGCGCATTCGGACTGCCCATTGGCGTTGCATTCGGGCTGCTTATGCATAATATTGCATTGCTAAGTATCGGATTACCTATTGGGTTGGGCATTGGTGTTGTGGTTGGTAGTTCTCTTGATAAAAAAGCGGAAGCGGAAGGCAGACAGCTGAATGTTGAAATTAAGCATTAAAAAACAATGAAAACTTTTTTAAGCACCCTGCTTTTAGCCGGAAGCATCGTAGTTTCCGCACAGGCAAAAGAAGACTCCCTACAATTTGCAAAAATTTCCACGGAAATATTAAATAAAGGAAAAGCATATAACGAGCTGAGAGATTTAACCAAAAATATCGGCCA
This region includes:
- a CDS encoding MntP/YtaF family protein, producing MEIIKPDLNPELLTDTKTKALYDQLQQLLNELEKKKISAETVEKINRETAIINSTALRDKDLHKVLKQKQNDIIKLLEKEHKIVPKNYYRNLWMAVGMGAFGLPIGVAFGLLMHNIALLSIGLPIGLGIGVVVGSSLDKKAEAEGRQLNVEIKH
- a CDS encoding M28 family peptidase is translated as MKKIFIIIPLFLGGFLFSQKKPAKKPVRKAAVTQKLNYHDEFKKISDEIMVNGTAYNNLGELTKGIGPRFSATSGYMKAAEWAERKLKEIGVEMIWRQQAKVPVWIRGRESLQIKAGNGDWKNIRMLSFGNSEGTGGKDLTGEIVLINSVPELNATSIGQLKDKIVFVNLPMDPKIINTSDSYLIAAKSKLISPSVVALTGAKALIIRSLTTANDDTPHAKMIYYEPDDKVKIPAMTIGARSADELEKLLKKQKVTAKINMTAESKGETTNPNIIAEIPGKKDSNIILLGAQLDSWDFGEGAIDDGTGVVQCIEVLRALKALGIENRHTIRVVLYANSENGGQGRDMYAAYVKKKEERHIFALGTDAGGYSPRGFSLDMSPQRRRQIFEWKNYFLPYGVYDFDQTEAIQDISPLKKMDIPLAELVVDTQRYFDYHHSIEDTFDKVNKRELLLGAVAMTQMIFMIDKNW